In Cytophagales bacterium, the following are encoded in one genomic region:
- a CDS encoding FtsX-like permease family protein, with the protein MNTPKWPLKWLSRVWVPELVEHMIGDLHEIYEDRLETRSVFMARLLFYRDCFQLLRPYLFKPFFQRSKTYIMINNHLKIGYRNLLKYRNYSLINLLGLSLGLAASIILYRVVDYENSFDSFHVKKDNLYFLAENTEAYGSYYQTRTPAAEKLKEDLPEVVRASRFFSPHRKWLTHEEKKLNYRFTYVDADLADMLTFQVLEGDLHEALKSKDHIVISMTVAQSFFGYEEAVGQVLTTADGENQYIVGAVVNDFPSNSSLEFEVLTSWEHHRPAWLDEAGDWHNTFMTAFVELREGVTPSMIQDKLNQVSVANFLPAGNPAVFYPVSFNDFYAEFAGQASVRTLLLIIALAISFIAFINFVNLSTAQSLNRVKEVAIRKVMGSRRKELIWQFTIESVMICCLAILVAFVFSYFSIPLVNQYFDLGISSSMTELLSLFPVLILLAIVLGMITALYPSAYLIGSQVSNALKGDSQRGSNKMLVQKVLIILQYVASIVLIAGTIVIWRQIAFMKSQNLNIQTDEIIVVSLDYSSFSSWEKGEQAIKRLQQEARNQSFIKQAAQMQMAPGSYNENYNSFQDVADANNEIHMRQAPTTAEAVEALGMEIVIGRNLNSEMASDSTSVLINESAYEVYGWSDLNNKRIKPSGDGETYQVVGVVKDYHYQGLVNEIEPIIHWNMGKEGTGWHLLVRYEPGQAEQTVDYLKEAWSNSGSFIALNYYFLDGAYDDLYREQEKIGSIATAFALIAIVLATLGLFALASYLIRRRRKEIGIRKVMGATIQQITMHLSKSFLLWVFIALVIAVPIINYSANQFLADFAFRTSPGIDIYLIAAMIAIFMAFVSVGIRSYSAASDDPVNSLRDE; encoded by the coding sequence ATGAATACTCCGAAATGGCCATTAAAGTGGCTGTCCAGGGTGTGGGTGCCAGAACTGGTTGAACACATGATCGGTGATCTCCATGAGATCTATGAAGATCGCCTGGAAACGCGCTCGGTCTTCATGGCCAGATTGCTTTTTTATAGGGACTGCTTTCAATTGTTGCGACCGTATCTGTTCAAGCCTTTTTTTCAACGGTCAAAAACTTACATCATGATTAACAATCACCTAAAAATCGGTTACCGGAATTTACTAAAGTACCGTAACTACAGCCTGATCAACTTATTAGGGTTGTCACTTGGATTAGCGGCATCTATTATACTCTACCGAGTGGTGGATTACGAAAATTCATTTGATTCCTTCCATGTCAAAAAGGACAACCTCTATTTTCTGGCAGAGAACACGGAAGCCTATGGGAGCTATTATCAAACACGAACGCCTGCTGCCGAAAAATTGAAGGAAGACCTTCCGGAAGTTGTACGTGCTTCCAGGTTTTTTTCTCCACATCGTAAATGGCTTACCCATGAAGAGAAGAAACTCAATTATCGATTTACTTATGTGGATGCGGACCTGGCCGACATGTTGACTTTTCAGGTTTTGGAGGGTGATCTCCATGAGGCTTTAAAATCCAAAGATCACATCGTCATATCCATGACTGTAGCTCAGTCGTTTTTTGGTTATGAAGAAGCAGTGGGGCAGGTGCTTACGACAGCTGATGGTGAAAACCAATACATTGTTGGGGCGGTCGTCAATGATTTTCCATCCAATTCAAGTCTGGAGTTTGAAGTGTTGACTTCCTGGGAGCATCATCGGCCTGCCTGGCTTGATGAAGCAGGTGACTGGCACAATACGTTCATGACGGCTTTCGTAGAACTTCGGGAAGGAGTAACACCTTCCATGATCCAAGACAAGCTGAACCAGGTCAGTGTAGCCAATTTTCTGCCTGCAGGAAATCCAGCAGTATTTTATCCAGTCTCGTTCAATGATTTTTATGCGGAATTTGCAGGACAAGCGAGTGTCAGAACCTTGCTGTTGATCATTGCGTTGGCGATTTCATTCATCGCATTCATCAACTTTGTCAACTTGTCAACCGCACAGTCACTGAATAGGGTAAAAGAAGTGGCCATAAGGAAGGTAATGGGTTCCAGAAGGAAGGAGCTGATCTGGCAATTCACCATAGAATCAGTTATGATCTGTTGCCTGGCTATTCTGGTAGCTTTTGTTTTTTCTTATTTTTCGATTCCGCTTGTGAACCAGTATTTTGATTTGGGTATCAGTAGTTCTATGACAGAATTATTGTCATTGTTTCCTGTGTTGATCCTCCTGGCCATTGTTCTTGGTATGATCACTGCACTTTATCCATCCGCCTATCTCATCGGAAGTCAGGTCTCCAATGCTTTGAAAGGTGATTCACAAAGAGGATCTAATAAGATGCTGGTTCAAAAAGTGTTGATCATACTTCAATATGTAGCTTCTATTGTTCTGATAGCGGGAACTATCGTGATCTGGCGGCAAATCGCATTCATGAAGTCTCAAAACCTCAATATTCAGACGGATGAAATCATTGTTGTTAGTCTGGATTATTCTTCGTTTTCATCCTGGGAAAAAGGTGAGCAGGCCATCAAGCGATTGCAACAAGAAGCACGCAATCAAAGTTTTATAAAGCAGGCAGCCCAGATGCAAATGGCGCCGGGTTCTTACAACGAAAATTACAATTCCTTTCAGGATGTAGCCGATGCCAACAACGAAATACACATGCGCCAGGCACCAACCACGGCAGAAGCGGTGGAAGCGCTGGGAATGGAAATCGTGATCGGTCGAAACCTCAATTCGGAAATGGCCAGTGACTCAACATCGGTATTGATCAACGAAAGTGCATACGAAGTTTATGGTTGGTCGGACCTGAACAACAAGCGTATCAAACCGAGTGGAGATGGTGAAACCTATCAGGTGGTAGGGGTGGTCAAAGATTATCACTATCAGGGTTTAGTGAATGAAATAGAGCCAATTATTCACTGGAACATGGGAAAAGAGGGAACGGGGTGGCATCTGTTGGTCCGATATGAACCGGGGCAGGCCGAGCAAACGGTTGACTATCTTAAAGAAGCCTGGTCTAACAGTGGTTCGTTCATCGCATTGAATTATTACTTTTTGGATGGGGCCTATGATGATCTGTATCGGGAGCAAGAGAAAATAGGGTCGATTGCTACGGCATTCGCCTTAATTGCGATTGTGTTAGCAACTCTGGGATTGTTCGCTTTGGCTTCTTACCTGATCCGCAGAAGACGAAAAGAGATTGGTATTCGGAAAGTGATGGGAGCCACGATTCAGCAAATCACGATGCACCTGTCCAAAAGCTTTCTGCTGTGGGTATTCATTGCTCTGGTAATTGCTGTTCCAATCATCAATTACTCAGCCAATCAGTTTCTGGCAGATTTTGCATTCAGGACGAGCCCTGGAATAGATATCTATCTGATTGCAGCAATGATTGCCATTTTTATGGCTTTCGTGAGTGTTGGTATCAGGTCTTATTC
- a CDS encoding helix-turn-helix transcriptional regulator: MRKSQLGEFEELVLLTIAALHEDAYGVAIKNEMETRLNRGISIGALQTAFKRLEDKGFIDSRLGEPTQKRGGKRKRYYQISPIGVQTLEEIRDVRSQLWSAIPQVVLDLNK; encoded by the coding sequence ATGAGGAAGTCCCAACTAGGTGAATTTGAGGAATTGGTTTTGCTGACTATAGCAGCATTGCATGAAGATGCATACGGAGTAGCCATCAAAAATGAGATGGAAACCCGATTGAATCGAGGGATCAGCATCGGAGCTTTACAAACTGCTTTCAAACGACTGGAAGACAAAGGCTTCATTGATTCCAGATTGGGTGAGCCCACACAAAAAAGAGGAGGGAAGCGGAAACGCTATTATCAGATATCTCCCATTGGTGTGCAGACGCTGGAAGAGATCCGTGATGTTAGGTCACAACTTTGGTCTGCCATTCCGCAAGTTGTATTGGACCTCAATAAGTAG
- a CDS encoding cupin domain-containing protein: protein MKYLTTTLFCLILMSLSLSAQQSSSPTMNSAFFSIDQLEKELQDSGRPWLPFLQGENVLAGLYFLNAGSEDNQQPHETDEIYYVLSGAAMFEVDDEKRPVKAGDVLFVKADINHRFYDIEEDLKLLVFFDQ from the coding sequence ATGAAATACCTAACCACTACCCTATTCTGCCTGATCTTGATGTCCTTATCTTTATCAGCACAACAATCCTCATCACCAACCATGAACAGCGCATTTTTTTCCATTGACCAATTGGAAAAGGAATTACAAGACTCTGGCAGACCCTGGTTGCCTTTCTTGCAGGGGGAAAATGTACTTGCTGGTTTATACTTCCTGAACGCAGGTAGCGAGGACAATCAACAACCTCATGAAACGGATGAAATCTATTACGTCCTCAGCGGAGCAGCCATGTTTGAGGTAGATGATGAAAAACGCCCTGTCAAAGCAGGCGACGTGTTATTCGTGAAAGCGGATATCAATCATCGGTTCTACGATATTGAGGAAGACTTGAAGCTTTTGGTATTTTTTGATCAGTAA
- a CDS encoding response regulator produces MSALIDFRLTLCALLLGLLCYEANAQDALAIGRDNDGLFNLMDHIEILEDPSNTYELTEVIFKTEFAPLSEYDKEFNRESAYWGKMNIINFDSTKLTWLLFFHRNDRVRIYDFRQRLGILGNQTGYMVPSSEKMMTKGSYYAPIQLPYGVEKNIYFKITQEIHEHNFELFQLKSPFRMLEEYTDRYIFNMLFQGFLWIMVLYNLLVFLYFRDRAGLGYSLYLMSIAIFYLMVEGTIRELILTEKPLLSSYFINVLYLAPLGYYMFLKEFLETPKTVPFWDKVLRNLAIGNLILFFVSISVYTATFDMRLIMDMLRIVVFIDIVALFLATIAITFSKHKMVNYLVLGSVVMALGAMVDIFIWDSGETWGNFARVGFTAEILFFSLGLGKRMRLIEAEKREAQGQLLDEYKKRTELETQQKEELEKEVVARTRELKVQNDQLEKAKGEAEQAAKTKSEFLSVMSHEIRTPMNAIIGTTHLLLEENQNKGQLENLNSLKYAADSLVQLINDILDLNKIESGKIQLENAEFDFPHLIHNINVLFQSKAQEKTIDFQVNIANGIDRYLQGDPGRLSQVLNNLISNAIKFTNEGEVVLRIFTESENEKSIELCFEVSDTGVGIPQDKLEAIFETFTQATSSTTRKFGGTGLGLTISKRLLELQDSNIRVESELGKGSKFSFCLNFEKIKDQDAARRSKEEIEYLPLEDLHVLVVDDNVMNRVVLEQFLQKWQVAYHSVEGGKEALEIIEQQTFNLILLDIQMPEMDGYEVTRTIREKRDSNQDIPIVALSADIYSNVHDKIIASGMDDFVSKPFKPDELYFILQKYQALMEEKARA; encoded by the coding sequence TTGAGTGCTCTGATAGATTTCCGGTTAACCCTTTGTGCCCTTTTATTGGGTTTGCTTTGTTATGAAGCGAACGCTCAGGATGCCCTTGCAATCGGCAGGGATAACGATGGCCTTTTCAATTTGATGGATCACATTGAAATCCTGGAAGACCCTTCTAATACCTACGAATTAACGGAAGTGATCTTCAAAACGGAGTTTGCCCCACTTTCAGAATACGACAAAGAATTCAATCGGGAGTCAGCCTATTGGGGCAAGATGAACATCATCAATTTTGATAGCACTAAGCTCACCTGGCTCTTGTTCTTTCATCGTAATGATCGGGTTAGGATCTACGATTTTAGGCAGCGTTTAGGTATTCTGGGGAATCAAACAGGATACATGGTGCCTTCATCGGAGAAAATGATGACCAAAGGTTCCTACTACGCCCCGATACAACTTCCTTATGGTGTAGAGAAAAATATCTATTTCAAGATCACCCAGGAGATCCACGAACACAATTTTGAGTTGTTTCAGTTGAAGAGTCCCTTCCGGATGTTGGAAGAATATACAGATCGGTACATCTTCAATATGCTGTTTCAGGGGTTCCTGTGGATCATGGTGCTCTATAACCTGTTGGTCTTCCTGTATTTCCGGGATCGGGCAGGACTGGGATATAGTCTGTATTTAATGTCTATCGCCATCTTTTATCTGATGGTAGAAGGGACGATAAGGGAGCTCATCCTTACGGAAAAGCCATTGCTGTCAAGTTATTTCATCAATGTGCTCTACCTCGCGCCACTTGGCTATTACATGTTTTTAAAGGAATTTCTGGAAACACCGAAAACCGTGCCCTTTTGGGATAAGGTGTTAAGAAACCTGGCCATAGGAAACCTCATCCTTTTCTTTGTCTCTATCAGTGTCTACACGGCGACTTTTGATATGAGGCTGATCATGGACATGTTGCGCATTGTCGTGTTCATTGATATTGTGGCCTTGTTCCTCGCGACCATTGCCATTACATTTTCTAAGCACAAGATGGTCAACTATCTGGTATTAGGCAGTGTGGTGATGGCATTAGGAGCGATGGTCGATATATTTATCTGGGATTCGGGTGAGACCTGGGGTAATTTTGCACGAGTAGGGTTTACGGCAGAGATCTTGTTTTTCTCTCTTGGATTAGGAAAGCGAATGCGCCTGATTGAAGCCGAAAAACGAGAAGCACAGGGGCAATTACTGGATGAGTATAAAAAGCGCACCGAACTCGAAACTCAGCAAAAAGAAGAGCTGGAAAAAGAGGTTGTGGCTCGAACGAGAGAGTTGAAAGTCCAGAATGATCAACTTGAAAAAGCCAAGGGTGAAGCGGAACAGGCGGCCAAAACCAAGTCAGAATTCCTTTCGGTGATGAGCCACGAGATACGTACTCCGATGAATGCGATCATCGGTACCACACATCTTTTGTTGGAAGAGAACCAAAATAAAGGACAGCTGGAAAATCTGAATAGCCTCAAATACGCAGCAGACAGCCTGGTTCAACTGATCAATGATATCCTGGACCTGAATAAGATCGAATCAGGAAAGATTCAGTTGGAAAATGCAGAATTCGATTTCCCTCACCTGATCCATAACATCAATGTGCTGTTTCAGTCTAAGGCACAGGAAAAAACCATCGACTTTCAAGTCAATATTGCCAATGGCATAGATCGCTATTTGCAAGGAGATCCGGGAAGGTTATCGCAGGTACTCAACAACCTGATTAGCAACGCCATCAAGTTTACCAATGAAGGTGAGGTAGTGCTTAGGATCTTCACAGAATCCGAGAATGAAAAGTCGATCGAATTGTGTTTTGAAGTTTCCGATACCGGTGTAGGGATTCCACAGGATAAACTGGAAGCCATTTTTGAGACCTTCACTCAGGCAACCTCAAGTACTACACGTAAATTCGGAGGAACCGGATTAGGCTTGACCATCAGCAAGCGCTTGCTAGAATTACAAGATAGCAACATTCGAGTGGAGAGTGAATTGGGTAAAGGGTCCAAATTCTCATTTTGTCTGAACTTTGAGAAGATCAAGGACCAGGATGCTGCTCGACGAAGCAAAGAAGAGATCGAATACCTGCCATTGGAAGACTTGCATGTATTGGTGGTCGATGACAATGTGATGAATCGCGTAGTACTTGAGCAGTTCCTGCAGAAGTGGCAAGTGGCTTATCATAGTGTCGAAGGTGGAAAAGAAGCGCTTGAGATTATCGAACAACAAACCTTTAACCTAATCTTGCTGGACATTCAGATGCCTGAAATGGATGGGTACGAGGTGACCAGGACCATCAGAGAAAAGAGAGACAGCAATCAGGACATTCCGATTGTGGCCTTATCTGCGGACATCTACTCTAATGTCCACGACAAGATCATTGCCAGTGGCATGGATGATTTTGTATCGAAACCGTTTAAGCCGGACGAGCTATATTTCATCTTGCAGAAGTATCAGGCATTGATGGAAGAAAAGGCCAGGGCATAA